CGCGTGTCGCGGAAGCGGACCGGCGTCCCTGGCGTCACCCTGCGGCTCAGGAATACGGCATCCCAGTTGGTAAGGCGCACGCACCCCGCCGACGTCGCGTACCCGATCGTCTCCGGCGACTTCGTCCCGTGGATGCCGTAGTGCGGCGCCGTGAGCGCCATCCACACCCGTCCGACCGCGTTGTTGGGCCCCGGCGGGATCCTGGCGTCCGGCCGGTCATCGGGCACGTGGGCGAGGATGCGGGGCTGGTAGTGCCACCACGGGTCCGGGTGTACCGACGCCACCGTGAAGTCGCCCTGCGGGGATGGGTCGAAGGTGCTTCCCAGCGTCGTGGGGAAGTGGAGGAGGATGCGCCCCGCCGCGCTCATCGCGTGCACGTACTTCCCGCTCCCCGACACCCACAGCTCCGCGATCGGCTCGGTGGCGGGCACGTCCATCGGTCGCACGGCGGGCACGGTGATGGTATCGCCCGCGCGCAGGCTGTCCAGCTTCACGCCGGGGTTCAGCTTGCGAAGCAGATCGGCGTGCACGTGGAAGCTCTCCGTCAGTTTCTCGGTGAGCGATTCGTAGCACGAGCACGCCAGCTTCGCCTGCTGGTAGATGTTCTCCGGGATGCGCGTAAAGGGCCCGCGCACGTCCTCCGCTTTGAGCTCGCGGCGGTGCACGATGGTGTCCGGGCTCCCGGCCAGCGCCTCCAGCCGCTGCATCGTCGCGCTGTCCACGGCGCCCGTCGCCGGAAGCCCCTCGCGCGCCTGCATCCAGAAGATCGCCGTCTGCGTGTTGTGCCCCCATCGCCCGTCGATCATCCCCGGCGAAAACAGCGCGCGGTCCAGCAGCACCTGTACCCGCAGCACCGCCGGCCCGCTGTGCCCGCGCCCGATGGGGAACCTCGCCGGCCGCGCATTCGCCGTCCCCGCCGTGATCTGCGCCCACCGCTCCCCGTTCGGCCGCACCACCGCGGGCTGGGCGGGCACCCTGGGCGTATCCGCCGCTACCACGGCCACCCTTGGCTGCGCCACGGGCACAACCGGAGCCTGCGCCGCCGCGGCGCCGGACACGAGAACAGCAAGCGCCGCGAGTGCGGCGCGAGGGAACGAGAGCATCGGGTGCGCTTCGGGTGATACCACGTGCGGAGCTGGCGCCCAATATACCCCCGAGGCTCTCCCGATCAACGCCCCCAGTTGACTTGCCCCCGGGAAATTGGAAGATTTGTCGCGTTGGAGGGATGGCAGAGCGGTTGAATGCTCCGGTCTTGAAAACCGGCGGGTTGGCAACAACCTCGTGGGTTCGAATCCCACTCCCTCCGTTGATTCATCAACCAGTCACGGTGAACGAATCGGCCCTGCGGCACTGTGCTGCGTGGGGCTTCCTCGTGCGTTCAGGCGGGTTGCGGCGCCGGGGCGGGCACGGGCAGCCACGTGGGGCTGCCCCTACGGTTGCGGGCGTTAGGCGGGGGACGAGGTTCGCAGTGGGCGGGCAGACACGCAGGTCGGCCCGCTACGGAATTCGTGCGTGTGGACGGGCGTCGGAGCAGCCCGTAACACGGGCGCGATGAATCGCGCCCCTACCGGATCTGTGCGGCGCAGATGGAGTTCTCCCCCTCACCCGCCCTGCGCCCCCGCAGGCGGGGGAGGGGGCCGGGGGGAGGGGGCCCTCAGCCTCACCCCACCACCCATGCCACGCACCGCGCCATCCAGTGCGCCGCCGACAGCAGCAGCGGCATCAGCGTCAGGCCGACGGAGAAGATCACCCCCTGCCGGAAGACGAGCGGGCCCATGTCCGGCGCGCTGCGCCCCCACGCGGCGCGGGCAAGGAGCTCGATCATCCATCCCAGCGAGTAGCACACGTTCGCCGCGATCCCGTACGCCGCCGTGCCCGCGAGTATGAACCCCAGCGGCATGGGCGAAGCGAAGGGAGGGAGCGCGAAGAAGAACGACATCCCCGCGAGCGTCACCAGCCCCGTGGCGCCCACCG
The window above is part of the Longimicrobium sp. genome. Proteins encoded here:
- a CDS encoding L,D-transpeptidase family protein, which encodes MLSFPRAALAALAVLVSGAAAAQAPVVPVAQPRVAVVAADTPRVPAQPAVVRPNGERWAQITAGTANARPARFPIGRGHSGPAVLRVQVLLDRALFSPGMIDGRWGHNTQTAIFWMQAREGLPATGAVDSATMQRLEALAGSPDTIVHRRELKAEDVRGPFTRIPENIYQQAKLACSCYESLTEKLTESFHVHADLLRKLNPGVKLDSLRAGDTITVPAVRPMDVPATEPIAELWVSGSGKYVHAMSAAGRILLHFPTTLGSTFDPSPQGDFTVASVHPDPWWHYQPRILAHVPDDRPDARIPPGPNNAVGRVWMALTAPHYGIHGTKSPETIGYATSAGCVRLTNWDAVFLSRRVTPGTPVRFRDTRAPDAQPTGSPTRAPSARPDSASAIRRDSTRAPARRDSVPARPRR